The following are encoded in a window of Fluviibacter phosphoraccumulans genomic DNA:
- a CDS encoding CobD/CbiB family protein — MKLVVLILALLIEQVRPLPYARFVGAPLTRLSNWVESVFDSGNRQHGFMAWLLIVGGGVVLATVLDVVLSSINLLLGMAFGVVVLYLTLGFRQFSHAFTAVNEALQADDVPAARKAMKAWNSECPDQASSDEIARLAIETGVLASHRHVFGVLAWFVVFGPVGAVFYRLTAFLATHWNGSDRKDEELVGEHAAEEVQVKRRQFGAFARQAFALVDWLPARMTAVAFAIVGNFEDALYCWREQANSWRDHTAGVIVAAGAGALGVKLGGPLSPSPVIDDETVSDRPEIGVGEEATPAALPSAIGLVWRALVLWVILLAVVGLAAWVGI, encoded by the coding sequence GGCGCCCCGCTGACTCGTCTGTCCAACTGGGTCGAGAGCGTGTTTGACTCGGGCAACCGCCAGCATGGCTTTATGGCTTGGTTGCTGATCGTGGGCGGCGGTGTCGTCCTGGCCACCGTGCTTGATGTGGTTTTATCCAGTATCAACCTATTATTGGGCATGGCCTTCGGTGTGGTTGTGCTTTATTTGACCCTGGGTTTTCGTCAGTTCAGCCATGCGTTTACTGCCGTCAATGAAGCCCTACAGGCCGATGATGTGCCAGCCGCCCGTAAAGCCATGAAAGCCTGGAATAGCGAATGCCCGGATCAAGCCAGCTCGGACGAAATTGCCCGTCTGGCCATTGAGACAGGCGTTCTGGCCTCACATCGTCATGTATTCGGCGTTCTGGCGTGGTTTGTGGTGTTTGGGCCGGTGGGCGCGGTGTTTTATCGTCTGACCGCATTTCTGGCCACGCATTGGAACGGTAGCGACCGTAAAGATGAAGAGCTGGTCGGCGAGCATGCGGCAGAAGAAGTACAGGTTAAGCGCCGTCAGTTCGGCGCTTTTGCCCGCCAGGCCTTTGCCCTGGTCGATTGGTTGCCAGCCCGCATGACCGCGGTAGCGTTTGCCATAGTCGGTAATTTTGAAGACGCCCTGTATTGCTGGCGCGAACAAGCCAATAGCTGGCGCGACCATACCGCGGGCGTTATCGTCGCCGCCGGTGCGGGTGCGCTCGGCGTCAAACTCGGCGGGCCGTTAAGTCCTTCGCCGGTGATTGATGATGAAACAGTATCTGACCGCCCTGAAATCGGGGTTGGTGAAGAGGCGACACCAGCAGCCTTGCCATCGGCAATTGGTCTGGTCTGGCGCGCTTTGGTTTTGTGGGTGATACTACTCGCAGTTGTAGGGCTTGCCGCTTGGGTAGGCATTTGA
- a CDS encoding acetyl-CoA C-acyltransferase family protein, with translation MSKDVVVLSAVRSAIGAFGGALSDMEPSELAGTVMKEAVGRSGVDPQAINYVTVGTTMPTDSRYAYVSRVASIQAGLSMDSVAMQVSRLCASGLQGIVTSAQNILLGDSDYAIGGGVEVMSKATYFMPALRTGARMGDTKAVDSMVAVLTDPFGVGHMGITAENLAAKYGFTREDQDAFAVESQRRAAAAIDAGHFKSQILPIVKQTRKGEVVFDTDEHVKRGTTMESLAKMKPAFKKDGTVTAGNASGINDGAAFFVLADAAVAASAGHKPMARLVSYAVAGVPNDIMGEGPIPATRLALKKAGLTLDQMDVIESNEAFAAQALSVSKVLGLDPAKTNPNGGAIALGHPVGCSGAFIATKAIYELQRVGGKYCLVTMCIGGGQGIAVIFERC, from the coding sequence ATGAGCAAAGACGTTGTTGTACTGAGTGCAGTTCGTTCCGCCATCGGCGCTTTTGGTGGCGCCCTTTCTGACATGGAGCCGAGTGAGTTGGCCGGTACCGTGATGAAAGAAGCTGTCGGTCGTTCAGGTGTTGACCCACAAGCCATTAATTACGTGACAGTGGGCACAACGATGCCGACTGATTCGCGTTACGCGTATGTCTCCCGCGTGGCTTCCATTCAGGCTGGCCTGTCGATGGATTCCGTCGCCATGCAAGTCAGCCGCCTGTGTGCCTCGGGCCTGCAGGGTATTGTGACCTCGGCACAGAACATTCTGCTGGGTGATTCAGACTACGCCATCGGTGGTGGTGTTGAAGTCATGTCCAAAGCAACCTACTTCATGCCAGCGCTGCGTACCGGTGCCCGCATGGGTGACACCAAGGCAGTGGATAGCATGGTGGCCGTGCTGACCGACCCGTTTGGTGTGGGTCACATGGGTATCACCGCTGAAAACCTGGCTGCCAAATATGGCTTCACCCGTGAAGACCAGGATGCATTTGCGGTTGAATCACAGCGTCGTGCAGCTGCCGCTATTGACGCGGGTCATTTCAAGTCGCAGATCTTGCCGATCGTAAAACAAACCCGTAAGGGTGAGGTCGTTTTCGATACCGACGAGCACGTCAAGCGTGGCACGACCATGGAATCGCTGGCCAAAATGAAACCAGCCTTCAAGAAAGACGGTACCGTGACTGCCGGTAATGCCTCGGGCATTAACGACGGCGCAGCCTTCTTTGTGTTGGCCGATGCCGCCGTCGCTGCCAGCGCCGGTCACAAGCCAATGGCCCGTCTGGTGTCGTATGCCGTTGCAGGTGTGCCAAACGACATCATGGGCGAAGGCCCAATCCCAGCTACCCGTCTGGCCCTCAAAAAGGCGGGTCTGACCCTGGATCAGATGGACGTCATCGAATCGAACGAAGCCTTTGCAGCACAGGCGCTGTCGGTTTCTAAGGTGCTGGGTCTGGATCCGGCCAAGACCAACCCGAATGGTGGTGCCATTGCACTGGGTCACCCGGTCGGTTGCTCGGGTGCCTTCATTGCCACCAAGGCCATCTACGAACTGCAACGTGTTGGTGGCAAGTACTGCCTCGTCACCATGTGTATCGGTGGCGGTCAGGGTATTGCTGTCATCTTCGAACGCTGCTAA
- a CDS encoding HAMP domain-containing protein: protein MKKISSRFSSFWLWFVVAFLVNQIILFLAVLFLMSRPMANLMAQVVGSAINSAVALQQVSQAKDFELLAHTYAPFKDIFIRTAPPEPTRVLPSTLPGLHFLKNALEEKVPGDIRISYTNLTEPIVWVEHLSSPRLSIGYSFKNRFFVVEFLTLALFLVIVISSVAAYWISTRLTRPLKALSDEAMRLGKDKDFSQIQLPTSSSPEIAQLAKTLNEMRTMLDASITDRENFLAGIAHDLRTPLSRMRMALVLEQSNNEALNAELQDDIVEMSAIVDQFVELSRLNTELDEPTIQGSLNALVEQVAAKYQRAGFNIALDLHPALANIDMKPLAMRRLLYNLIENAHRHGADDAITIRTYEQSRQTVLSVSNAVSNEAGETGLVRALRLQQQSGGSAGLGLALVRKFAQVHHARFNEVVEHPMRYSTLTFELPSKSP from the coding sequence ATGAAGAAAATCAGCTCGCGCTTCAGCAGCTTTTGGCTATGGTTTGTGGTGGCCTTTCTGGTCAATCAGATCATTCTTTTTCTGGCCGTGCTTTTTTTGATGTCCAGACCCATGGCCAATCTGATGGCGCAAGTTGTCGGCAGTGCCATCAACTCGGCGGTCGCACTACAGCAAGTGTCACAAGCCAAAGACTTTGAACTCTTGGCGCATACCTATGCCCCCTTCAAAGACATATTTATCCGCACGGCGCCCCCCGAACCGACCAGGGTTTTACCTTCAACCCTACCGGGATTACATTTTTTAAAAAACGCACTTGAAGAAAAGGTTCCAGGCGATATTCGTATTTCCTATACGAACCTAACGGAACCGATTGTTTGGGTAGAGCATCTTTCCAGCCCGCGATTGAGTATTGGCTATTCATTCAAGAACCGCTTCTTTGTTGTTGAATTTCTGACGCTTGCCTTATTTCTGGTGATTGTAATCAGCAGTGTTGCGGCCTATTGGATATCGACCCGTTTAACCCGACCACTAAAAGCGCTTTCTGATGAAGCGATGCGTTTAGGCAAAGACAAAGATTTTTCACAGATTCAATTGCCCACTTCAAGCTCACCAGAGATTGCGCAATTAGCCAAAACGCTCAATGAGATGCGCACCATGCTCGATGCCTCGATTACCGATCGCGAAAATTTTCTGGCGGGCATTGCCCACGATTTACGAACGCCCTTAAGCCGGATGCGCATGGCTTTAGTGCTTGAGCAGAGCAACAACGAAGCGCTGAATGCGGAACTACAGGATGACATTGTTGAAATGTCAGCGATTGTCGATCAGTTTGTGGAGTTGTCTCGTTTGAATACTGAGCTGGATGAACCGACGATTCAGGGCAGTTTGAATGCGTTAGTCGAACAGGTTGCCGCCAAATACCAACGCGCCGGATTTAATATCGCGCTGGATCTGCACCCTGCCCTGGCCAACATTGATATGAAGCCACTGGCGATGCGCAGGCTTTTGTACAACCTGATTGAAAATGCGCATCGGCATGGCGCTGACGACGCTATAACGATTCGCACTTATGAGCAGTCCCGGCAGACGGTACTGTCTGTATCCAATGCTGTTTCCAATGAGGCCGGAGAAACCGGTTTAGTGCGCGCATTGCGCCTGCAACAGCAAAGCGGGGGATCGGCCGGTCTTGGACTTGCGTTGGTTAGAAAATTTGCCCAGGTTCACCATGCGCGTTTTAACGAGGTGGTTGAGCACCCTATGCGTTATTCAACGCTGACTTTTGAATTACCCAGCAAAAGCCCATAA